A window of the Gemmatimonadaceae bacterium genome harbors these coding sequences:
- the nadD gene encoding nicotinate (nicotinamide) nucleotide adenylyltransferase encodes MRLGVLGGSFNPPHIGHLVVASDAHEALKLDRLLIVPAFANPLKPTDGRSPLPEQRLEMVRRAFGGDPRFEVSAMEIERGGLSYMVDTLEGLAAQNAGAELTLLVGLDSFRTMDRWKRPERIRELARIAVLTRRQDHDGQRRDDVNLQSGVTIVTARRIDVSSSEIRERLAAGKSIRGFVAESVEAFISAAKLYRSPAAAG; translated from the coding sequence TTGCGCCTCGGTGTCCTTGGCGGTTCGTTCAATCCTCCGCACATCGGGCATCTCGTCGTCGCGTCCGACGCGCATGAGGCGCTGAAGCTCGACCGGCTGCTGATCGTTCCCGCATTCGCCAACCCGCTCAAGCCGACGGATGGCCGTTCGCCGTTGCCGGAGCAGCGGCTGGAGATGGTCCGCCGCGCGTTCGGAGGCGACCCGCGGTTCGAGGTGAGCGCAATGGAAATCGAGCGCGGTGGGTTATCTTACATGGTTGATACGCTCGAGGGGCTGGCGGCGCAGAACGCAGGCGCGGAGCTGACACTTCTGGTGGGCTTGGACTCGTTCAGGACGATGGACCGGTGGAAGCGGCCGGAGCGGATTCGCGAACTGGCGCGCATCGCCGTGCTCACCCGCAGGCAGGATCACGACGGCCAACGGCGCGATGACGTCAATCTGCAGTCCGGTGTGACGATCGTGACGGCGAGGCGCATCGACGTATCCTCGTCGGAGATACGCGAACGGCTCGCGGCAGGAAAATCGATCAGAGGATTCGTCGCAGAATCGGTGGAGGCGTTCATCTCCGCCGCGAAACTATACAGGTCCCCGGCGGCGGCCGGCTGA
- the bamD gene encoding outer membrane protein assembly factor BamD, with protein sequence MNVKRFLVLALLAAMACRPAFNAGGFASTDDLYQAAMKEYNAKRWENAVHAFERLTTELSPRDPRIATAYLYLGKSQQKQGDHLLAAKSYSRIYELLPQDTLADDALLASGLAYEDMWRKPVLDAEYGDNAMTQFQSLVALYPDSPLVPRANAQLVKLDEWFAEKDFLTGYHYLKRKAYDSAIIYFKDVIRLHPNAKKTREAYLRLHEAYKAINYKDDARDLCDTMRKTYPSDRDVRDACGPAPAPAASQ encoded by the coding sequence ATGAACGTAAAGCGATTTCTGGTCCTGGCACTTCTGGCGGCGATGGCGTGCAGGCCGGCGTTCAACGCCGGCGGGTTCGCCAGCACCGACGATCTCTACCAGGCTGCGATGAAGGAGTACAACGCGAAGCGCTGGGAGAATGCGGTGCATGCGTTCGAGCGGCTGACGACGGAGCTGTCACCCAGAGATCCGCGGATCGCCACGGCGTATCTCTATCTCGGAAAGTCGCAGCAGAAGCAGGGCGACCACCTTCTCGCGGCGAAGTCCTATAGCAGGATCTACGAGCTGCTGCCGCAGGACACGCTCGCCGACGACGCGCTGCTGGCGTCAGGGCTCGCGTACGAGGACATGTGGCGGAAACCCGTTCTGGATGCGGAATACGGTGACAACGCAATGACGCAGTTCCAGAGTCTTGTTGCGCTGTATCCCGATTCTCCGCTGGTCCCGCGCGCCAACGCGCAGTTGGTGAAGCTCGACGAGTGGTTCGCGGAGAAGGATTTTCTCACCGGATACCACTACCTGAAACGAAAGGCGTACGACTCGGCGATCATCTACTTCAAGGACGTGATCCGGCTGCATCCAAACGCGAAGAAGACTCGCGAGGCATACCTCCGGTTGCACGAGGCGTACAAGGCGATCAACTACAAGGACGACGCCCGCGACCTGTGCGACACGATGCGCAAGACGTATCCGTCCGACCGGGACGTGAGGGACGCCTGCGGGCCGGCTCCGGCCCCTGCCGCGTCGCAGTAG
- the radC gene encoding DNA repair protein RadC, translating into MAPSIRELPNGERPRERLKSHGARALSSSELLSILLGSCSMRIGHEILASAHGSLRRLSSQPVAALTALAGVGNARAVAIHAALELGRRMAAEEREDGIPVRGPRDVHEIFGQRLQDLPVEEFHVAVLDSQHRLERDVTITRGLLNSSLVHPREVFREAIAENAAAIILIHNHPSGDPTPSPDDRITTEQLVQAGRVLDIPVHDHIIIGRGRYLSFAEAGLL; encoded by the coding sequence ATGGCACCGAGTATCCGCGAGCTCCCCAACGGTGAACGCCCGCGGGAGCGCCTGAAATCGCACGGCGCACGCGCGCTCAGCTCGTCGGAGCTGCTCTCAATTCTCCTCGGCAGCTGCTCGATGCGGATCGGGCACGAGATCCTGGCGAGCGCGCATGGGTCGCTCAGGCGGCTGTCGTCGCAGCCCGTCGCGGCACTGACGGCGCTAGCCGGTGTAGGAAATGCCCGGGCCGTCGCGATTCACGCGGCGCTCGAGCTCGGCAGGCGGATGGCGGCGGAGGAGCGCGAGGACGGGATTCCCGTGCGCGGACCACGCGACGTCCACGAGATCTTTGGCCAGCGGCTGCAGGACCTGCCGGTCGAAGAGTTCCACGTCGCCGTGCTCGACTCGCAGCACCGCCTCGAGCGCGACGTCACCATCACGCGCGGGTTGCTCAACTCGTCGCTGGTGCATCCGCGTGAGGTTTTTCGCGAAGCGATCGCGGAGAATGCGGCGGCAATCATTCTGATTCACAATCATCCGAGCGGAGACCCCACGCCTTCCCCCGACGACAGGATAACGACCGAGCAGCTGGTACAGGCGGGCCGGGTACTCGACATACCAGTGCACGATCACATTATTATTGGAAGAGGACGATATCTGAGCTTCGCGGAGGCAGGGCTGCTTTGA
- the secA gene encoding preprotein translocase subunit SecA, with protein MLKGMLTGVFGTRHDREKKRVQPIVNEINAEYERLQSISDEELRSQTERFRESIREATGELEARVAELREQKRTTADAAEREQIDLELGGADGRGGVEGDLRDATAEILDELLPEVFATVREAARRLLGTTVKVTGHEQSWNMVHYDVQLMGGIQLHLGRIAEMATGEGKTLVATLPLYLNALSGKGAHLITVNSYLARRDSEWMGHVYKYLGLTVGCLDDTEPGTAERRAAYECDITYGTNNEFGFDYLRDNMVVSNDQRVQRGHVYAIVDEVDSVLVDEARTPLIISGPVGNESDAEYAMHNAAVSRLVKRQSDLANALVAEAERALEAGDTETGGLKLYQAQLGAPKNKRLLKVLQETGAKQLVQKKELEHLADRKLPASKQQYGDTEENLLYVLDEKGHTVHLTDRGVDFMSPQDHDAFVLPDISLEVHRIDHDEEMTPEEKLEARAKINREYAEKSETLNIVHQLFRAHSLYEIDVNYVVQEGQVLIVDEFTGRTMPGRRWSEGLHQAIEAKEGVQVKGETQTMATITIQNYFRMYAKLSGMTGTAETEETEFHQIYSLGVSVIPTNQPVIRDDRHDLVYKTRREKYNAILEETQRLHKLGFPVLVGTVSVDVSETLARMFKRAGIPHNVLNAKYHQREAEIVANAGQPGVVTIATNMAGRGTDIKLGEGVTISRPSVVKDPENKPIEVTECGGLHIIGSERHESRRIDRQLRGRAGRQGDPGSSQFFLSLEDDLMRLFGSDRIAKLMDRMGAEEGEMLTHPLITRSIEQAQKRVELQNFQSRKRLLEYDDVMNQQREVIYSLRSFALDRGEELKGEAAKMIEKGVSRRVENTLATFESEEHWDFALLRQDLLMHYLLSVPSFEEEADKPVSLAAAQEAAVAAATKAFEDKLAGLSEFADQLLSLVMLNVLDEKWKDHLYDLDQLRNAIHYRSWGQKDPLIEYKHEAYSMFVDLMNDIYHTFTERFLRAQISFEPRPFESYGEGDGSGGRPAAPTRRFNALGILEDILPDEEVNGEGEPEDVVDIGPAEPPTRKAAARAEPIVTGAGRVRSLSAAANATPADWENVGRNDPCPCGSGRKFKKCHGATV; from the coding sequence ATGCTAAAGGGGATGTTGACGGGGGTGTTCGGCACGCGGCACGATCGCGAGAAAAAGCGTGTCCAGCCGATCGTCAATGAGATCAACGCGGAATACGAGCGGCTGCAGTCCATATCCGATGAGGAGCTGCGCTCGCAGACCGAGCGCTTCCGCGAGAGCATTCGCGAAGCGACGGGCGAGCTCGAGGCGCGCGTCGCCGAGCTCAGGGAACAAAAGCGCACGACGGCCGACGCTGCCGAGCGCGAGCAGATAGATCTCGAGCTGGGCGGGGCCGATGGCCGCGGCGGTGTCGAAGGAGATCTTCGGGACGCCACGGCAGAGATTCTCGACGAGCTGCTTCCGGAGGTGTTCGCGACGGTGCGCGAAGCCGCTCGGCGCCTGCTTGGAACGACCGTCAAGGTCACCGGCCACGAGCAGTCGTGGAACATGGTGCACTACGACGTGCAGCTTATGGGAGGCATCCAGCTTCACCTCGGGCGTATCGCCGAAATGGCCACCGGTGAAGGGAAGACGCTCGTCGCTACGCTGCCCCTCTACCTCAACGCGCTCTCCGGCAAGGGCGCCCATCTGATCACCGTCAACTCCTATCTCGCCCGCCGCGACTCGGAGTGGATGGGACACGTCTACAAGTACCTCGGTCTCACTGTCGGCTGCCTTGACGATACGGAGCCAGGCACAGCCGAGCGTCGCGCCGCTTACGAGTGCGACATCACCTACGGCACCAACAACGAGTTCGGCTTCGACTACCTGCGCGACAACATGGTCGTGTCGAACGACCAGCGAGTGCAGCGTGGGCATGTGTACGCGATCGTGGACGAAGTGGACTCGGTATTGGTCGACGAGGCGCGCACGCCTCTCATCATATCGGGTCCCGTCGGCAACGAGTCCGACGCCGAGTACGCGATGCACAACGCGGCGGTATCGCGGCTGGTGAAGCGGCAGAGCGATCTGGCGAACGCGCTTGTCGCGGAAGCTGAGCGCGCCCTGGAGGCGGGGGATACGGAGACGGGTGGGCTCAAGCTCTATCAGGCGCAGCTGGGTGCGCCGAAGAACAAGCGGCTGCTCAAGGTGCTGCAGGAGACGGGCGCAAAGCAGCTCGTGCAGAAGAAGGAGCTGGAGCATCTCGCCGACCGCAAGCTGCCCGCTTCGAAGCAGCAGTACGGCGACACGGAGGAGAATCTCCTCTACGTGCTCGACGAAAAGGGACACACCGTCCATCTGACCGACCGCGGCGTGGACTTCATGTCGCCGCAGGATCACGACGCGTTCGTCCTGCCGGACATCTCGCTGGAAGTGCATCGCATAGATCACGACGAAGAGATGACGCCCGAGGAGAAGCTCGAGGCGCGGGCGAAGATCAACCGCGAGTACGCGGAGAAGAGCGAGACGCTCAACATCGTCCACCAGCTTTTCCGTGCCCACTCGCTGTACGAGATAGACGTCAACTACGTCGTGCAGGAAGGCCAGGTCCTGATCGTGGACGAGTTCACCGGCCGCACGATGCCGGGCCGCCGCTGGTCCGAGGGACTGCACCAGGCGATTGAGGCAAAGGAAGGCGTTCAGGTGAAGGGTGAGACGCAGACGATGGCGACGATCACCATTCAGAACTACTTCCGCATGTACGCCAAGCTCTCCGGCATGACGGGAACGGCGGAGACGGAAGAGACGGAGTTCCACCAGATCTACTCGCTCGGCGTGTCGGTGATTCCGACAAACCAGCCGGTGATCCGCGACGACCGCCACGATCTCGTCTACAAGACCCGCCGTGAGAAGTACAACGCGATCCTCGAGGAGACGCAGCGCCTGCACAAGCTCGGCTTCCCGGTGCTCGTGGGAACGGTGAGCGTGGACGTCTCGGAGACTCTGGCGCGCATGTTCAAGCGCGCGGGAATTCCGCACAACGTTCTCAACGCGAAGTACCACCAGCGTGAAGCCGAGATCGTCGCCAACGCCGGCCAGCCCGGGGTGGTGACGATCGCGACGAACATGGCCGGCCGCGGAACCGACATCAAACTCGGCGAAGGCGTGACCATATCCAGGCCGTCGGTGGTCAAGGATCCGGAGAACAAGCCGATCGAGGTGACCGAATGCGGCGGCCTGCACATCATCGGTTCGGAGCGTCACGAGTCGCGGCGCATTGACCGGCAGCTGCGCGGGCGCGCGGGACGTCAGGGAGATCCGGGGTCGTCCCAGTTCTTCCTGTCGCTCGAGGACGACCTGATGCGTCTCTTCGGCAGCGACCGCATCGCCAAGCTGATGGACCGCATGGGCGCGGAAGAGGGAGAGATGCTGACGCATCCGCTCATCACCCGTTCCATCGAGCAGGCGCAGAAGCGCGTCGAGCTTCAGAACTTCCAGTCGCGCAAGCGGCTGCTCGAGTACGATGACGTGATGAACCAGCAGCGAGAGGTGATCTACTCGCTGCGGTCGTTCGCGCTCGACCGTGGGGAGGAGCTGAAGGGCGAAGCCGCGAAGATGATCGAGAAGGGCGTGTCTCGTCGCGTCGAGAATACGCTGGCGACGTTCGAGAGCGAGGAGCACTGGGACTTCGCGCTGCTGAGACAGGATCTGCTGATGCACTACCTGCTCAGCGTTCCGTCCTTCGAGGAGGAAGCCGACAAGCCGGTCAGCCTCGCCGCGGCGCAGGAAGCGGCGGTTGCGGCGGCGACGAAGGCGTTCGAGGACAAGCTCGCCGGCCTGAGCGAGTTCGCCGACCAGCTTCTGTCACTCGTGATGCTCAACGTGCTGGACGAGAAGTGGAAGGACCACCTCTACGATCTCGATCAGCTGCGCAACGCGATCCATTACCGGTCGTGGGGCCAGAAGGACCCGCTCATCGAGTACAAGCACGAGGCGTACTCGATGTTCGTGGATCTGATGAACGATATCTATCACACGTTCACGGAGCGTTTCCTGCGCGCGCAGATCAGCTTCGAGCCGCGGCCTTTCGAGTCGTACGGTGAAGGCGATGGATCGGGTGGCCGCCCGGCGGCTCCGACCCGGCGCTTCAACGCTCTCGGCATTCTCGAGGACATTCTTCCGGACGAGGAAGTCAACGGTGAAGGCGAGCCCGAGGATGTCGTGGACATCGGACCCGCCGAACCGCCAACGCGCAAGGCAGCAGCGCGTGCCGAGCCGATCGTCACCGGGGCGGGGCGAGTGCGGTCGCTCAGCGCCGCGGCGAACGCTACGCCGGCGGACTGGGAAAACGTCGGGCGCAACGATCCGTGCCCGTGCGGGTCAGGCAGGAAATTCAAGAAATGCCACGGGGCGACGGTGTAA
- a CDS encoding bifunctional (p)ppGpp synthetase/guanosine-3',5'-bis(diphosphate) 3'-pyrophosphohydrolase, with product MTAVESHAVIPGWNDDGHPLPERLDHELLLRAYRFSETAHLGQKRLSGENFVSHCVEVAKILAELQLDTVTVASGLIHDVVEDTNISVAEIESHFGSEVAQIVDGLTKIGHLPLNSSQERQVENYRKLLLSIAKDARVILIKLADRLHNMRTLDYLPAEKRRRIAQETRDLYAPLAHRFGMARIRWELEDLAFKHLETGEYKSLAKLVAKRRGEREATIAALRDPLQELLVDAGIPNVEVTGRPKHLWSIYKKMTKWDKPYEEIYDLMAIRVLVETVPDCYHALGVIHERFTPLQERIKDYVGQPKSNGYQSLHTTIFGPGKQLFEIQIRTREMHRTAEYGIAAHWRFKENARSADELDRALHWFRQVLELQLDAKTPDEFLEFLKLDLYQDEIFVFTPTGDVIQLPKGATPIDFAFAVHTEVGLHANGARINGRQATLARELKNSDTVEILTSPTSRPSRDWLQHVRTGRARHKIRQRLRIEEQTTSANLGRGILLREVKRRRLAKPDDAQLKAAADSMGLNDSNHLIASIGQGDIGVMQVMKHLYPEEESPPALPKTGPLDWLVDKMRGSPKGVRIQGVDGLMVRYAQCCQPVPGDPVVGYVTRGRGVSIHRADCPNLLMLDLEPERRLDIDWKELEGERFMVRLVLDATDRRGLYADLAAAVSATDTDIRSFELASADGHVTGALAVEVENLAHLQKVLKAARRVKGVTEVTRKERLASDD from the coding sequence TTGACTGCGGTAGAATCGCACGCTGTAATCCCCGGATGGAACGACGACGGGCACCCGTTGCCGGAGCGACTCGATCACGAGCTGCTCCTGCGCGCCTATCGCTTCAGCGAGACGGCACACCTGGGACAAAAGCGCCTCTCCGGCGAGAATTTCGTGTCGCACTGCGTCGAAGTCGCGAAGATCCTCGCCGAGCTGCAGCTCGATACGGTCACCGTCGCCAGTGGCCTGATCCACGACGTCGTCGAAGACACGAACATCTCGGTGGCCGAGATCGAGTCGCACTTCGGGTCAGAGGTGGCGCAGATCGTGGACGGGCTGACGAAGATCGGCCACCTCCCGCTCAACTCGTCGCAGGAGCGGCAGGTCGAGAACTACCGCAAGCTGCTGCTGTCCATCGCCAAGGATGCGCGCGTCATCCTCATCAAGCTCGCGGACCGCCTGCACAACATGCGCACGCTCGACTATCTGCCGGCGGAGAAGAGGCGGCGCATCGCTCAGGAGACGCGTGATCTGTACGCGCCGCTCGCGCACCGGTTCGGAATGGCGCGGATCAGATGGGAGCTGGAGGATCTGGCGTTCAAGCATCTCGAAACAGGGGAATACAAGTCGCTGGCGAAGCTCGTCGCGAAGAGACGCGGAGAGAGGGAAGCGACGATCGCCGCGCTGAGAGATCCGCTTCAGGAACTGCTTGTCGACGCCGGAATTCCCAACGTCGAAGTCACTGGACGCCCGAAGCACCTCTGGTCCATCTACAAGAAGATGACCAAGTGGGACAAGCCGTACGAGGAGATCTACGACCTCATGGCGATCCGCGTGCTCGTGGAGACGGTCCCCGACTGCTACCATGCGCTCGGCGTGATTCACGAGAGGTTCACTCCGCTCCAGGAGCGCATCAAGGATTACGTAGGACAGCCGAAGTCGAACGGATACCAGTCGCTGCACACGACGATCTTCGGTCCCGGCAAGCAGCTCTTCGAGATACAGATCAGGACGCGCGAGATGCACCGCACGGCGGAGTACGGAATCGCCGCGCACTGGCGCTTCAAGGAGAACGCGCGGAGCGCCGACGAGCTCGACCGCGCGCTTCACTGGTTCAGGCAGGTGCTCGAGTTGCAGCTCGATGCGAAGACGCCCGACGAATTCCTGGAGTTCCTCAAGCTCGATCTGTATCAGGACGAGATCTTCGTCTTCACGCCGACGGGCGACGTCATTCAGCTCCCGAAGGGCGCGACGCCGATTGATTTCGCGTTCGCCGTGCACACCGAGGTCGGCCTGCATGCCAATGGAGCGCGCATTAATGGAAGGCAGGCGACGCTCGCGCGCGAGCTCAAGAACTCCGATACAGTCGAGATCCTGACTTCGCCGACGTCGCGCCCGAGTCGTGACTGGCTGCAGCACGTGCGCACCGGCCGCGCTCGGCACAAGATCCGGCAGCGGCTCCGCATCGAGGAGCAGACGACGTCGGCGAACCTCGGCCGGGGGATTCTGCTCCGCGAGGTGAAGCGCCGCCGTCTGGCGAAACCCGACGATGCGCAGCTCAAGGCGGCCGCCGACTCGATGGGGCTGAACGACTCCAATCATCTGATCGCGTCCATTGGGCAAGGCGACATTGGTGTGATGCAGGTGATGAAGCACCTGTATCCCGAGGAAGAAAGTCCGCCGGCGCTGCCGAAGACCGGCCCGCTGGACTGGCTGGTGGACAAGATGCGCGGAAGCCCGAAAGGTGTGCGCATCCAGGGCGTGGACGGGCTGATGGTGCGCTACGCCCAGTGCTGCCAACCCGTCCCCGGCGACCCGGTGGTCGGCTACGTCACGCGCGGCCGCGGCGTGAGCATCCACCGCGCGGACTGTCCCAATCTCCTGATGCTCGACCTCGAGCCCGAGCGCCGGCTCGACATAGACTGGAAGGAGCTTGAGGGCGAGCGGTTCATGGTGCGCCTTGTCCTCGACGCCACCGATCGTCGGGGACTGTATGCGGACCTGGCGGCGGCAGTCTCGGCGACCGACACCGACATCCGGTCATTCGAGCTCGCCTCAGCGGACGGCCACGTGACCGGAGCGCTCGCCGTCGAGGTCGAGAACCTGGCTCACCTGCAGAAGGTCCTGAAAGCCGCGCGGAGAGTGAAGGGAGTGACAGAGGTCACCCGAAAGGAACGGCTCGCCAGCGACGATTAG